The following proteins are encoded in a genomic region of Chryseobacterium cucumeris:
- a CDS encoding outer membrane beta-barrel protein, with amino-acid sequence MIKKLIVMGLMCSFSASFYAQKTFNINLSSKKDTEVSPIVKEKVEEYAAKINTIIQEEKKLMEEELLVLQAKNLDKADFDREKAKIADRYSEKMDKRIEELGFDLDDVIQKQVRYSLLNTDVTSKEELKEKLLKKFRPTRSFTGYFSYGIMTLTNSSPDNELDKNIGYANNLEFGLKLNYQLSRTSPWAITSGLGFSWRTVRTDNNMFFTKSADQGVALSQYGGSLDKSKLRTGYIIVPLGMQYNFSKLKNGGMDVQYRSYYTGFKIGANVYGGVKMSTNNIVKGNDGEMRDRGNYQVNPFVYGAQLTVSYNSFSLFVKKDFSNFFKDGYFKNDKALIFGLTIGLD; translated from the coding sequence ATGATCAAGAAATTAATCGTAATGGGATTGATGTGCTCTTTTTCCGCATCATTCTATGCACAGAAGACCTTCAATATTAACCTTTCTTCTAAAAAAGATACAGAAGTGAGCCCGATTGTAAAAGAGAAAGTAGAAGAATATGCAGCAAAAATCAATACCATTATTCAGGAAGAGAAAAAGCTGATGGAAGAAGAACTGTTGGTTCTGCAGGCAAAAAACCTGGATAAGGCAGATTTTGACAGAGAAAAAGCTAAGATCGCAGACCGCTATTCTGAAAAAATGGACAAAAGAATTGAAGAACTGGGATTTGATCTGGATGATGTGATTCAGAAGCAGGTAAGATATTCTCTCCTGAATACTGATGTGACTTCCAAAGAAGAGCTTAAAGAAAAATTGCTGAAAAAATTTCGTCCTACCAGAAGCTTTACCGGATATTTCTCATACGGAATCATGACTTTGACAAACAGTTCTCCGGATAATGAACTGGATAAAAATATAGGATATGCCAATAATCTGGAATTCGGCCTGAAACTGAACTATCAGCTTAGCAGAACTAGTCCGTGGGCTATTACTTCAGGACTGGGATTTTCGTGGAGAACGGTGAGGACAGATAATAATATGTTCTTTACCAAAAGTGCAGATCAGGGAGTAGCTCTGTCTCAATATGGCGGCAGCCTTGATAAAAGTAAACTGAGAACAGGATATATTATTGTTCCTCTTGGTATGCAGTATAATTTTTCCAAACTTAAGAATGGTGGAATGGATGTTCAGTACAGAAGTTATTACACAGGATTTAAAATTGGAGCCAATGTATATGGTGGCGTAAAAATGTCTACCAACAATATTGTAAAAGGAAACGATGGCGAAATGAGAGACAGGGGAAATTATCAGGTGAATCCTTTTGTCTACGGAGCACAGCTTACTGTTTCTTATAACAGTTTCAGCTTATTTGTTAAAAAAGATTTCAGCAACTTCTTTAAAGACGGTTATTTCAAAAATGATAAAGCACTGATATTCGGCTTAACCATTGGATTAGATTAA
- a CDS encoding DUF6443 domain-containing protein, producing MKKIILLAMLLFVAYFHAQTLNATTTENYIYAKTCLDADCIKKTETIQYFNGLGTPKQTISIKASPSGKDVVGYLEYDQFGRQVNDYLPIPQPGTQNGAIYASPLSNAPSVYGSEKIFSEKNLEKSPLGRVNQISPLGNTWSQHPITFGYSANLSGEVKKFLVTTSWLEGRTNSEITVSTPYAANQLTKTIVTDADTNATTEFQNGDGQTILVRKNDGTQDTDTYYLYNEYGQLAAVIPPLAVKAPWNETTLNTFCYQYRYDGMGKLVEKKLPGKGWEYLIYDQQDRVIMTQDAGLRTYENTFGTIGWMFSKYDKLGRVVYSGFFPSTESRESLQNKVNNLTVNAENNEARSTGSFTANGIEVYYSQNAFPSGNMTVLAVNYYDSYPSYSFNPAFPASILGQEVITDSPTASVNTKTLSTLSLIRNIEDTGWTKNYVYYDKKSRGIAVYSVNYLGGYTRSETELDFVGVIKQTKVYHKRLSSDTERVITQTFEYDAQNRLKVHKHKVDGNPQEEILAQNDYNELSQLSNKKVGNNLQSIDYTYNVRGALTQVNDPAALGTKLFGYKLKYFNPQNTTASTGKYNGNITEVTWKTASDQVLRQYNYQYDALNRLKKGVYSEPDASVPQNGLFDETIGYDVNGNITSLQRNGKSSSGTAQLIDNLTYNYTGNRLNTVTDISGNYSGYPDTSGTLISYDENGNMKDHKDKGILQIDYNFLNLPDYIRFDKGLQTRTGIINENTIYTYRADGTKVKKVYNYTPFDPLGTATELTSDITEYLDGFQYETTTSKKVAGPLVLKFIPTAEGYYNFENNKYIYSYTDHLGNVRVSYSRSSAGSAEVLEENNYYPFGLKHQGYNFLTGNPAYNYQYNGKELQKETGWNDYGARMYMSDIGRWGVIDPLAETSRRFTPYNYAFNNPMSFIDPDGRRAMSPAEKDPSSMGFGNGMLSYYASGGKGSRANIMAFSGQQDYSFGGVYNDTHWTGSGGSMATNIVLNFLRGDKNGLGNFVNSDFAANGWHIIDALSLADAFTKLSAYLGKNKADNIYINAHGLVSQRYVFDENGEAIHDSSTGEYIMTGDSGFYTNIDTEKILGSDLQQYTSDKNKLSSEKLNSIENFIGIAKYVKEGKNLIMGSCWSVRYDDLFGTEISSIVKSRDIFVNRDYSSNYVVKGKGTIPYQNFINYNQTSHENYLKGWVKYRDGAVTQQNFNIIMTKYGVKTIK from the coding sequence ATGAAAAAGATCATTTTATTAGCGATGCTTTTGTTTGTAGCTTATTTTCATGCGCAGACATTAAATGCAACCACAACAGAAAATTATATATATGCCAAAACCTGCTTAGATGCAGACTGTATAAAAAAGACGGAAACCATTCAGTATTTTAACGGTCTGGGAACCCCGAAACAAACGATCAGCATAAAAGCGAGCCCCTCAGGAAAAGATGTGGTGGGTTATCTGGAATATGATCAATTCGGAAGACAGGTTAATGACTACCTGCCTATTCCTCAGCCAGGAACACAAAACGGAGCCATTTATGCCTCTCCGCTGAGCAATGCTCCTTCGGTGTACGGCTCGGAGAAAATTTTCAGCGAGAAAAACCTGGAAAAATCCCCTTTAGGAAGAGTCAATCAGATCTCCCCTTTAGGAAATACCTGGTCACAGCATCCCATTACTTTCGGATATAGCGCCAACCTTTCAGGTGAAGTAAAAAAGTTTTTGGTCACCACCAGCTGGCTGGAAGGAAGAACCAATTCGGAAATTACAGTATCCACTCCTTACGCTGCCAATCAGCTGACGAAAACTATAGTTACTGACGCTGATACCAACGCAACAACTGAATTCCAGAATGGAGATGGACAAACAATTTTGGTAAGAAAGAATGACGGTACTCAGGATACAGACACCTATTACCTTTATAATGAATACGGCCAGCTGGCAGCTGTCATTCCTCCTTTGGCAGTAAAAGCTCCGTGGAATGAAACAACACTGAATACCTTTTGCTATCAGTACCGTTATGACGGGATGGGAAAACTCGTTGAGAAAAAACTGCCCGGTAAAGGATGGGAATATCTTATCTACGATCAGCAGGACAGAGTGATCATGACACAGGATGCCGGCCTGAGAACTTATGAAAATACTTTTGGAACCATAGGCTGGATGTTTTCCAAATATGATAAACTGGGAAGAGTGGTCTACTCCGGCTTTTTTCCGAGCACGGAATCTAGAGAAAGCCTTCAGAATAAGGTTAACAATCTGACCGTAAATGCTGAAAACAACGAAGCAAGAAGCACCGGTTCCTTTACGGCAAACGGAATAGAAGTGTATTATTCCCAGAATGCATTTCCATCGGGAAATATGACCGTATTAGCCGTGAACTATTATGATTCGTACCCTTCCTATAGTTTTAATCCGGCTTTTCCAGCCTCTATACTCGGGCAGGAGGTTATCACAGACAGTCCTACTGCTTCCGTGAACACCAAAACACTGTCTACCCTGAGCCTTATCAGGAATATAGAAGATACGGGATGGACGAAAAATTATGTATATTATGATAAAAAAAGCAGAGGAATTGCTGTCTACTCTGTTAATTACCTGGGAGGTTATACAAGATCTGAAACGGAACTTGATTTTGTCGGAGTGATAAAACAGACCAAAGTATACCATAAAAGATTAAGTTCCGATACCGAAAGAGTGATTACCCAGACTTTTGAGTATGATGCGCAAAACAGGCTTAAAGTCCACAAACATAAAGTGGATGGCAATCCACAGGAAGAAATCCTGGCACAAAATGATTATAATGAGCTGTCCCAGCTTTCGAACAAAAAAGTCGGCAACAATCTGCAGAGTATTGATTACACCTACAATGTTCGTGGAGCCCTTACCCAGGTAAATGATCCGGCAGCGTTGGGTACCAAGCTGTTCGGGTATAAGCTGAAGTATTTCAATCCCCAGAATACAACGGCTTCTACCGGGAAATATAACGGCAATATTACAGAAGTAACCTGGAAAACAGCCTCTGATCAGGTCCTGAGACAGTATAATTATCAATATGATGCTTTAAACAGATTAAAAAAAGGAGTATATTCCGAACCGGATGCATCAGTACCCCAAAACGGGCTTTTCGATGAGACCATAGGCTATGATGTGAACGGTAATATCACTTCGCTGCAGAGAAACGGAAAATCATCGTCAGGAACGGCGCAGCTTATTGATAACCTTACTTATAATTACACCGGAAACAGGCTTAATACGGTGACTGATATATCCGGCAACTACAGCGGCTACCCGGACACTTCAGGAACCCTCATTTCCTATGATGAGAACGGGAATATGAAAGACCATAAGGATAAAGGAATATTACAGATAGATTATAACTTCCTGAACCTTCCAGATTATATCAGGTTTGACAAGGGATTACAAACACGTACAGGCATCATTAATGAAAATACAATCTATACCTACCGTGCAGACGGAACAAAAGTAAAGAAAGTGTATAACTATACTCCTTTTGATCCCCTGGGAACTGCCACAGAACTTACATCCGATATTACTGAATACCTTGATGGCTTTCAGTATGAAACCACCACAAGCAAAAAAGTAGCAGGACCCCTTGTTTTAAAATTTATTCCCACAGCAGAAGGCTATTATAATTTTGAAAATAATAAGTATATTTACAGCTATACCGATCATTTGGGAAATGTACGGGTAAGCTACTCCAGATCCTCAGCTGGCAGCGCAGAAGTTCTTGAAGAAAACAATTATTACCCCTTTGGGTTAAAACATCAGGGCTATAACTTTTTAACTGGAAATCCTGCCTACAACTACCAGTACAACGGGAAAGAACTGCAAAAGGAAACCGGCTGGAATGATTACGGGGCCAGAATGTATATGTCGGACATCGGAAGATGGGGTGTTATAGATCCATTGGCAGAAACCTCCAGAAGGTTTACCCCATATAATTATGCTTTTAATAACCCGATGAGCTTTATAGACCCGGATGGAAGGCGTGCCATGTCGCCGGCGGAAAAAGACCCCAGCTCTATGGGCTTTGGAAATGGAATGCTATCTTATTATGCCAGTGGTGGGAAAGGAAGCCGTGCAAACATCATGGCATTTTCAGGACAGCAGGACTATTCCTTTGGAGGAGTATATAATGATACACATTGGACAGGAAGTGGTGGAAGTATGGCTACAAACATTGTTCTTAATTTTTTAAGAGGAGATAAAAATGGACTTGGTAATTTTGTTAATAGTGACTTTGCTGCCAATGGATGGCATATTATTGATGCACTAAGTCTTGCTGACGCTTTTACTAAGCTATCTGCGTATCTTGGGAAAAATAAGGCTGATAATATTTATATTAATGCACATGGCTTGGTTAGTCAACGTTATGTTTTTGATGAAAATGGAGAAGCTATTCACGATTCAAGTACAGGTGAATATATTATGACAGGAGATAGTGGTTTTTACACAAATATTGATACTGAAAAGATTTTAGGAAGTGATCTTCAGCAATATACTTCAGATAAAAATAAATTGTCTTCAGAAAAGCTAAATAGTATAGAAAACTTTATTGGAATTGCTAAATATGTTAAAGAAGGCAAAAATCTGATTATGGGATCTTGTTGGTCTGTAAGATATGATGATCTTTTTGGTACTGAAATTTCTTCTATTGTAAAATCCAGAGATATTTTTGTGAACAGAGATTATTCAAGTAATTATGTTGTTAAAGGTAAAGGTACTATTCCTTATCAAAATTTTATCAACTATAATCAAACTTCTCATGAAAATTACCTTAAAGGGTGGGTTAAATATAGAGATGGTGCAGTTACCCAACAAAATTTTAATATAATAATGACAAAATATGGAGTTAAAACAATTAAATAA
- a CDS encoding DUF5687 family protein, which produces MFLKFLRLEIKSFFRGTSLGINLTMKILRFIGILYFIGCLVGGAFIAFFYIQEEMHQNPLQVVSKFMIVAWIIDLVLKYLWQEIPTQNIKPFLTMNIRKNTLVNFMLAKTFLSAFSWLSSLFFITFSLIAIFNGYSILGIMVWLIGVISLLYLNNFINIFFNGKETLAVIIGICFLGIGALGYYNIVPVLSYSESVFFSFYEKPYVVLIPIVLFVMLWWICFRYLRQEFYLDQGLEAKKTVGKTENIAFLNKYGVIGTFINNDIKMLRRNKVPKGILLGSFMFLFYGLLMFTSSMYKTPAMMMFMGLFVTGGFQFLFGQRVPAFDSSYYPLMMTLNVPYKEYLKAKWWLMNIVTGVSVIIAVCYAYFGWEVYVTFFAAGLYNIGVNSQFTLWSGAFNKTQIDLNSKEKRLGQKGSFNMIAMFLLIPKMLLPMGVFALTKYLWGITGGVISIAIIGIIGFFLREKIFDIIVKLYKKEKYSTLDAFKNIS; this is translated from the coding sequence ATGTTTCTAAAGTTCCTTAGGCTTGAAATAAAAAGCTTTTTTCGTGGTACATCTTTAGGGATCAATCTGACCATGAAAATTCTCCGTTTCATAGGAATTCTCTACTTTATCGGATGTCTTGTGGGCGGAGCATTTATTGCCTTTTTCTACATTCAGGAGGAAATGCATCAGAATCCTTTACAGGTGGTTTCAAAATTCATGATCGTAGCATGGATTATTGATCTTGTTCTCAAATATCTCTGGCAGGAAATCCCCACACAGAACATTAAGCCATTTCTAACGATGAATATCCGGAAGAATACGCTGGTCAATTTTATGCTGGCCAAAACTTTTCTTTCAGCATTCAGCTGGCTGAGTTCTCTTTTCTTTATTACCTTTTCACTGATTGCCATATTCAATGGATATAGTATTTTGGGAATCATGGTGTGGCTGATTGGAGTGATTTCACTATTGTACCTGAATAATTTTATCAACATTTTTTTCAACGGTAAAGAGACCCTGGCGGTGATTATCGGAATATGCTTTCTGGGCATAGGAGCGTTGGGATATTACAATATTGTTCCGGTTTTATCATATTCTGAATCGGTTTTCTTTAGTTTCTATGAAAAGCCATACGTTGTACTGATCCCTATTGTTTTGTTCGTAATGCTGTGGTGGATATGTTTCCGTTACCTGCGTCAGGAGTTTTATCTGGATCAGGGGCTTGAAGCGAAGAAGACGGTCGGGAAAACAGAAAATATTGCCTTCCTGAATAAATACGGCGTTATCGGGACATTTATCAATAATGATATTAAAATGTTGAGACGCAATAAAGTACCCAAAGGAATTTTGCTGGGCAGCTTTATGTTTCTGTTCTACGGATTGCTGATGTTTACTTCTTCAATGTATAAAACACCGGCAATGATGATGTTTATGGGACTTTTTGTAACAGGAGGTTTCCAGTTTCTTTTTGGACAGAGAGTTCCCGCTTTTGACAGTTCATACTATCCGTTGATGATGACGTTAAACGTTCCTTACAAAGAATATCTGAAAGCAAAATGGTGGCTGATGAATATTGTAACTGGAGTTTCTGTGATTATAGCGGTTTGTTATGCCTATTTTGGCTGGGAAGTTTACGTTACATTTTTTGCAGCAGGTTTATATAATATCGGTGTGAATTCTCAATTTACCTTGTGGTCCGGAGCTTTCAATAAAACTCAGATCGACCTGAATTCAAAAGAAAAACGATTGGGACAGAAAGGGAGCTTCAATATGATCGCCATGTTTCTGCTGATTCCTAAAATGTTACTTCCGATGGGTGTATTTGCCTTAACAAAATATTTGTGGGGAATTACCGGAGGAGTAATCAGTATTGCAATTATCGGAATTATCGGATTTTTCCTGAGAGAGAAGATCTTTGATATTATTGTAAAACTTTACAAAAAAGAAAAATACAGCACACTGGATGCATTTAAAAATATAAGTTAA
- a CDS encoding RNA polymerase sigma factor: MKLLFGNKKNDLLSLLKKQDPAAQKIFYEQNVRKFLSVSKSYVSDLYQAEDCLIKAFCKIFKHIESFRGESNLDSWARRIVVNECLNFIKSHKTIFYLDEINPSFHEDIHEPEIDCDFNAQDLLDQLPDAYRMVFNLYVLEGYSHQEIADTLQISVAVSKTQLFRAKEKLRNIYFQQQKKVKNENV, from the coding sequence ATGAAACTCTTGTTCGGAAATAAAAAAAATGATTTGTTGAGCCTCCTGAAGAAACAGGATCCGGCTGCGCAGAAGATTTTCTATGAGCAGAATGTCAGGAAATTCCTGAGTGTCAGCAAAAGCTATGTGAGCGATTTGTATCAGGCGGAAGATTGTCTTATCAAAGCATTCTGTAAAATTTTTAAACATATAGAAAGCTTCCGAGGAGAATCGAATCTGGATAGCTGGGCAAGAAGAATTGTGGTGAATGAATGCCTGAACTTTATCAAAAGTCATAAAACCATTTTCTATCTGGACGAGATTAACCCATCTTTTCATGAAGACATCCACGAGCCGGAGATTGATTGTGATTTTAATGCACAGGATCTGTTAGATCAGCTGCCTGATGCTTACAGAATGGTTTTTAACCTGTATGTACTGGAAGGATATTCTCATCAGGAAATTGCAGATACTTTACAGATTTCAGTGGCAGTGAGCAAAACACAGTTGTTCAGAGCAAAAGAAAAGTTAAGAAATATTTACTTTCAACAACAAAAAAAAGTGAAAAATGAAAACGTCTAA
- a CDS encoding Dyp-type peroxidase gives MNTIESQNVTDYPNSNTIFMVWKLNDSPELKEVFQELCALVLNLNNSVFNRFPDSRASCVMGIGAEAWKKLELPTPPPKELVNFEEIKGTKHTAVSTPGDLHFHLRADNKSLIFDMAVEISRLLSSVAESILEVHGFKYWDARSILGFVDGTENPHGDDRDYFGKIGDEDLQYKGGSYLFVQKYLHNMDAWKGLSTEEQEKVIGRSKENDIEMSDAVKPSNSHIALANIEGENGEELKIVRDNMPFGNPSTNEFGTYFIAYSSTFTTTKKMLTNMFIGDPPGNYDRILDFSTAVTGTLFFVPTRNMLDEFSG, from the coding sequence ATGAATACGATAGAATCACAGAATGTAACAGATTATCCCAATAGCAATACGATTTTCATGGTCTGGAAACTTAATGACAGCCCTGAGCTGAAAGAAGTTTTTCAGGAACTATGTGCTTTGGTTTTAAATCTTAATAATTCAGTGTTTAACCGTTTCCCGGACAGCAGGGCAAGCTGTGTCATGGGAATTGGTGCAGAAGCATGGAAAAAACTGGAACTTCCAACGCCGCCGCCAAAAGAATTAGTCAATTTTGAAGAAATAAAAGGAACGAAACATACGGCTGTTTCTACTCCCGGAGACCTTCATTTTCATCTGAGAGCAGATAATAAAAGCCTGATTTTTGATATGGCTGTCGAGATCTCCCGGTTATTAAGCTCAGTGGCCGAAAGTATTCTGGAGGTTCATGGATTCAAATACTGGGATGCACGCTCCATTCTTGGTTTTGTAGACGGAACGGAAAATCCGCATGGCGATGACCGTGATTATTTTGGAAAGATAGGAGATGAAGACCTTCAGTATAAAGGAGGAAGCTATCTTTTTGTTCAGAAATACCTTCACAATATGGATGCATGGAAAGGCTTATCCACGGAAGAGCAGGAAAAAGTAATCGGAAGATCAAAAGAGAATGATATTGAAATGTCTGATGCGGTAAAGCCTTCAAATTCACATATTGCTTTAGCCAATATCGAGGGCGAAAACGGTGAAGAATTGAAAATAGTCAGAGATAATATGCCTTTCGGAAATCCCTCTACCAATGAGTTCGGAACTTATTTTATTGCCTATTCAAGTACATTTACAACAACAAAAAAGATGTTGACCAATATGTTTATCGGTGATCCTCCGGGAAATTATGACAGAATTTTAGATTTCAGCACAGCAGTTACCGGAACACTTTTCTTTGTTCCTACCAGAAACATGCTTGATGAATTTTCAGGATAA
- the fumC gene encoding class II fumarate hydratase has product MNYRIEKDTMGEVQVPADKLWGAQTERSRNNFKIGPEGSMPHEIIEAFAYLKKAAAYANTDLGVLPVEKRDMIAKVCDEILEGKLNDQFPLVIWQTGSGTQSNMNVNEVISNRAHVNNGGTLGEKSEIHPNDDVNKSQSSNDTYPTAMHIAAYTKVVEVTIPAVEKLKNTLSEKSKAFKDVVKIGRTHLMDATPLTLGQEFSGYAAQLEFGLRALKNTLPHLSELALGGTAVGTGLNTPKGYDVKVAEYIAQFTKHPFVTAENKFEALAAHDAIVESHGALKQLAVSLYKIAQDVRLMASGPRSGIGEIHIPENEPGSSIMPGKVNPTQNEAMTMVCAQVLGNDTTISFAGTQGNYELNVFKPVMAYNFLQSAQLIADACISFNDHCAVGIEPNHERIKELVDKSLMLVTALNTHIGYENAAKIAKTAHKNGTTLKEEAINLGLLTAEQFDEWVKPEDMVGSLK; this is encoded by the coding sequence ATGAATTACAGAATAGAAAAAGACACCATGGGAGAAGTGCAGGTACCTGCAGATAAACTTTGGGGTGCACAGACGGAACGTTCCAGAAATAATTTCAAAATAGGACCTGAGGGTTCAATGCCGCATGAAATCATTGAAGCTTTTGCTTATCTGAAGAAGGCTGCCGCTTATGCCAATACTGATCTGGGAGTACTTCCGGTGGAAAAAAGAGATATGATCGCGAAAGTATGTGATGAAATTCTGGAGGGAAAATTGAATGACCAGTTTCCTCTGGTGATCTGGCAGACGGGTTCCGGAACACAGTCGAACATGAATGTGAATGAAGTGATTTCCAACAGAGCCCATGTCAATAACGGCGGCACATTGGGAGAAAAATCTGAAATCCACCCGAATGATGATGTGAATAAATCTCAGTCATCCAACGATACCTATCCCACTGCCATGCACATTGCTGCGTATACCAAAGTGGTGGAAGTAACCATTCCCGCTGTTGAGAAACTAAAAAATACGTTGTCTGAAAAATCAAAAGCCTTTAAAGATGTTGTCAAGATCGGGAGAACCCATCTCATGGATGCCACTCCGCTTACTCTTGGGCAGGAATTTTCAGGTTATGCAGCCCAGCTGGAATTCGGATTGAGAGCTTTAAAAAATACCCTACCTCATCTTTCTGAGCTTGCCTTAGGAGGAACTGCTGTAGGAACAGGATTGAATACGCCTAAAGGCTATGATGTAAAAGTAGCGGAATATATTGCTCAATTTACAAAACATCCTTTTGTTACTGCTGAAAATAAATTTGAAGCCCTTGCTGCACATGATGCGATTGTAGAATCTCACGGAGCTTTAAAGCAGCTGGCTGTTTCTTTATACAAAATTGCTCAGGATGTTAGACTGATGGCATCAGGGCCACGCTCGGGAATTGGGGAAATTCATATTCCTGAAAATGAACCGGGATCTTCTATTATGCCGGGGAAAGTAAATCCTACTCAGAATGAAGCGATGACGATGGTTTGTGCTCAGGTTTTAGGAAATGATACCACCATTTCATTTGCCGGAACTCAGGGGAATTATGAACTGAATGTTTTCAAACCGGTAATGGCATACAATTTCCTACAATCTGCCCAATTGATTGCCGATGCATGTATTTCTTTCAATGATCACTGTGCGGTAGGTATTGAGCCGAATCATGAGAGAATTAAAGAGCTTGTAGACAAATCTTTAATGCTTGTAACGGCTTTAAATACTCATATCGGATATGAAAATGCCGCTAAAATTGCTAAAACAGCCCATAAAAACGGGACAACATTAAAAGAAGAAGCCATTAATCTTGGCTTGTTGACTGCTGAACAGTTTGACGAATGGGTAAAACCTGAAGATATGGTTGGAAGCTTAAAATAA
- a CDS encoding ABC transporter ATP-binding protein codes for MINIHNLSKTYGTATVLNIEHLEIPNGETFGLVGNNGAGKTTLFSLMLDLIQATTGFVSIDGIKVNESEAWKNKVSAFVDDTFLIGYLTPEEYFYFIGELRGQNKASVDEFLKPFHDFFNGEILKSGKYIRDLSKGNQKKVGIVGAIIGNPEIIILDEPFANLDPSTQIKLKNLIKELSKQDGVTFLISSHDLSHTTEVCNRIVVVNKGVLVKDIQTNPETLKDLEQYFADQVSVSDI; via the coding sequence ATGATCAACATACACAATTTATCCAAAACATACGGAACAGCAACCGTTCTCAATATTGAACACCTTGAAATTCCCAACGGAGAAACATTTGGGCTGGTGGGAAACAACGGAGCAGGAAAAACAACGCTTTTCAGCCTCATGCTGGATCTGATTCAGGCTACGACAGGATTTGTAAGCATTGACGGAATTAAGGTTAACGAATCTGAAGCCTGGAAAAATAAAGTTTCAGCCTTCGTAGATGATACTTTTCTCATCGGCTATCTTACGCCTGAAGAATATTTTTACTTTATCGGAGAGCTTAGAGGCCAGAACAAAGCTTCTGTAGACGAATTCCTTAAGCCTTTCCACGATTTTTTCAATGGAGAAATCCTGAAATCAGGAAAATATATCCGTGATCTTTCAAAAGGAAATCAGAAAAAAGTAGGAATTGTAGGAGCTATTATTGGAAATCCTGAGATTATTATTCTTGATGAACCTTTTGCCAACCTCGATCCGTCTACCCAGATCAAGCTTAAAAACCTGATCAAGGAGTTATCAAAACAGGATGGTGTTACTTTTCTTATTTCCAGCCATGATCTTTCCCATACTACAGAAGTTTGCAACAGAATTGTGGTTGTGAACAAAGGGGTGTTGGTAAAAGATATTCAGACCAATCCGGAAACCTTGAAAGATCTGGAACAATATTTTGCAGATCAGGTTTCAGTTTCGGATATTTAA